In Coregonus clupeaformis isolate EN_2021a chromosome 7, ASM2061545v1, whole genome shotgun sequence, one genomic interval encodes:
- the LOC121570476 gene encoding lipocalin: MMLKIMGVLLCATLVACVDVMPQKDFNLEKMAGKWWVVGLATNAQWFVNRKAGMKMGTSMMLPTAGGDLDISCTKQNADGSCWKTTHLAKKTDIPGRFTFTSQRWNSENDMRVVAVQYDDFALIHTIKTKDGVTDVLNKLFSRTPEVSAALQEKFMQFSLDTGILSENVTILPKNGECTEA; encoded by the exons ATGatgctgaagataatgggagttCTGCTCTGCGCTACGCTGGTCGCCTGCGTCGACGTCATGCCTCAGAAAGACTTCAACctggagaag ATGGCTGGTAAGTGGTGGGTCGTGGGCCTTGCCACCAACGCCCAGTGGTTTGTGAACCGTAAGGCTGGCATGAAGATGGGCACTTCCATGATGCTGCCCACTGCCGGAGGAGACCTGGACATCAGCTGCACCAAGCAGaa CGCTGATGGTTCTTGCTGGAAGACAACCCATCTGGCCAAGAAGACTGACATCCCAGGCCGCTTCACCTTCACCAGCCAgc gTTGGAACAGTGAAAATGACATGCGTGTGGTAGCTGTTCAGTATGATGACTTTGCTCTGATCCACACCATCAAGACCAAAGACGGAGTAACTGACGTGCTCAACAAACTATTCA GTCGCACTCCAGAGGTGAGCGCAGCTCTGCAGGAGAAGTTCATGCAGTTCTCTCTGGATACAGGAATCCTCTCTGAGAACGTTACTATCCTGCCCAAGAACG GTGAATGTACCGAGGCATAA